AGGTGTATTAGCCGGATTTGTCATCTTATCATTTTATTCTGTTGTATCCGGTTGGGCTCTCTCTTATTTCTTCAAAGCGCTTGTCGGGCATATTACAGAAGAAAAGTGCTTTGTCGATATGTTTATTTATCATGTATCACATCCGGTAACACCTATCATCTGGCATGGAGTTTTTATGGGTTTGACGGTAGCTGTTATTGCTTTAGGTGTTGTCAAAGGGATCGAGCGTTTTGTTAAGATCCTCATGCCTCTCCTCTTAGGTCTCTTATTTATTCTTGTTATCAGGTCGGTAACACTTCCCGGTGCGGGTGCCGGACTAATCTTTTATTTGAAGCCCGATTTTTCTGCCATAACGGCTCAAACAATTCTTAGTGCTCTTGGTCAATCATTCTTCTCACTCAGTCTGGGAATGGGAGCGATATTGACTTATGGCAGTTATCTGAGTCCCAAGCATAAAGTAAACGATAATGCAGTTTGGATAATGGGACTTGATACTTTTATTGCCCTAATTGCTGGATTTGCAATACTTCCCGCTGTCTTTGCCCTTGGTTTTGATCCGGCAGCTGGTGGTGGACTGGCTTTTATTACACTACCCGGCGTTTTTGCTACTATGCCCGGGGGTACTTTTTTTGGTGCTCTGTTCTTTTTGCTTCTTAGTATAGCAGCCCTGACATCTGCCTTCTCACTCTTGGAAGTTGTTGTCTCTTGGCTGGTTGATGAACATAAATGGAAGAGACCTAAAGCTGCAATAGTTTTAGGAGTCTTGATCTTTGTTCTCGGTGTACCGGCAAGTTTAAGTTTTGGGGTTTTAGAACACATCAAGATAGGCGATATGATCTTCTTTGACTTCCTCGATTTCTTGCAGGAAAGCTTCATCCTTCCTTTAGGAGCTTTATTGACAGCAATTTTTGCCGCTTATATCTGGAAAGCTAAAAGGACAAGGGAAGCTGCTAATAGTTCGGTGGGATTGATCAAACTCGGTAAGATGTTCGATATCCTGATAAAGTTTATCGTTCCACTCGCCATCATCATCGTCATGGTATTCGGGTTAATAGACAAGTTTAGCAAAGAACCAGCTGTTGAAACATATATGGAAGAAGATTGCATCGAAGAAACAGCAGATTATGGTGAAATGGAAGTTATTATTGACGAGAGATAGCAAGTCCATTGGAAGGATAACAAGCATTATCCACGGATGGACACAGATTATAAAAGATTAACACGAATTAACTAAAGACCCACCAGCGGAAGGATAGCAAAGATGTAAAAAGGGCAATTTTTCTAACATAGACTTCAGTCTGTATATTTGTATCCTAACT
The sequence above is a segment of the Candidatus Cloacimonadota bacterium genome. Coding sequences within it:
- a CDS encoding sodium-dependent transporter yields the protein MMKDPNNIRGHWKTTIGFLLAAAGSAIGLGNIWRFPYVVGTNGGAAFVLLYLFAVVLIGYPLMVTELTLGRESQRNPVGTFKKLAPNTPWWLVGALGVLAGFVILSFYSVVSGWALSYFFKALVGHITEEKCFVDMFIYHVSHPVTPIIWHGVFMGLTVAVIALGVVKGIERFVKILMPLLLGLLFILVIRSVTLPGAGAGLIFYLKPDFSAITAQTILSALGQSFFSLSLGMGAILTYGSYLSPKHKVNDNAVWIMGLDTFIALIAGFAILPAVFALGFDPAAGGGLAFITLPGVFATMPGGTFFGALFFLLLSIAALTSAFSLLEVVVSWLVDEHKWKRPKAAIVLGVLIFVLGVPASLSFGVLEHIKIGDMIFFDFLDFLQESFILPLGALLTAIFAAYIWKAKRTREAANSSVGLIKLGKMFDILIKFIVPLAIIIVMVFGLIDKFSKEPAVETYMEEDCIEETADYGEMEVIIDER